Proteins encoded by one window of Astatotilapia calliptera chromosome 13, fAstCal1.2, whole genome shotgun sequence:
- the LOC113035375 gene encoding uncharacterized protein LOC113035375, translating into MMQLNASGKKVEIMLKTMGQERPVSSYKLFGMEVAALKQNEYLRLPDVYTQKFIPVTKENIPKEENLRKWPYLKEVKLTPINAGIGLLIGVNSPKALEPWRIINSEGNGPYAVLTRLGWVVNGPLNQGSEKDEHDASFVQVNRISISSLEEMLVTQYNQDFVENQCNERAEMSVEDKQFMNIMSESAVLKDGHYYLKLPFRKPEVRMPNNKQVAQQRAQYLLKRFQKDQLFFEEYKEFMHNVSMEGHSEIIPQEQLKNEEGKVWYIPHHGVYHPRKKTLRVVYDCASTFSGTSLNKELLQGPDLTSTLLGVLIRFRQGPIALMTDIKGMFHQVRVAEEHVNFLRFLWWPDGDITKQLVEHRMLVHIFGAVSSPSCATYALLKTADDNQHLYPEEVIHTIRHSFYVDDCLKSAQSVEQAISLYQQLTEVCAKGGFKLNKWVCSDRSVLCQIPEENRATGVKMLDLSRDQLPTERALGVQWDIERDVFTFSIVNKNKPLTRRGILSNVSSIYDPLGFLAPVILPAKQILQHLCKLRFGWDETIPAEMAQTWQKWVEDLVLLNKFSISRCVTPKGFGEIKNAQLHHFCDASETGYGAVSYLRLSNSKQEVCVSFTIGKARVAPLKQVTIPRLELAAAVLAVRLDKMLSVELNLNLSESVFWSDSTTVLQYIANTTTRFKTYVANRVSTIHALTKVEQWRYISSKLNPADAASRGMTVGCFLKSSTWISGPEFLSKPVVHWPVGMNCVSVHLEADPEIKGEGLICAAVLKEDVCPTTKLLLYFSSWAKLKRCVAWILKVKERLKLQTRKRQKLLGTHCGSQICVKQEDKWNTLLKTEDLSKAEEAIVSFVQRKHFADEMTALNSGTVRKSSHLYKLDPVVANGVLRVGGRLSKADLPEETKHPAILPKESHVSKLILQHIHKKIGHRGRNHMLSTLRRQYWIPHANSAARKIIKDCIVCQKQRQKPVHLEVAHSLDTGSCINAIRRFICRRGQVKEIRSDNGTNFVSSNPAPRNSWPIGRITETMADAHGVVRRVRVKTRTNELERPINKICLLVEAI; encoded by the exons ATGATGCAGTTAAATGCATCtggaaaaaaagtggaaatcATGTTAAAGACTATGGGTCAGGAAAGGCCAGTAAGTAGCTATAAACTTTTTGGTATGGAAgtagctgctttgaaacagaaTGAGTATTTGAGGTTGCCTGATGTGTACACTCAAAAGTTTATTCCTGTCACTAAAGAAAATATCCCTAAAGAAGAAAACTTAAGAAAATGGCCTTACTTAAAGGAGGTTAAGTTGACACCGATAAATGCTGGCATTGGGCTGCTTATTGGTGTAAATTCTCCCAAAGCGCTGGAACCTTGGAGAATCATTAACAGTGAGGGTAATGGACCCTATGCTGTGCTAACTCGTCTCGGTTGGGTTGTCAATGGGCCACTCAATCAGGGTAGTGAAAAGGATGAGCATGATGCTAGTTTTGTTCAGGTAAACCGCATTTCTATAAGTAGTTTAGAGGAAATGCTGGTTACGCAGTATAATCAAGATTTTGTGGAGAACCAGTGTAATGAGCGTGCAGAAATGTCTGTAGAAGATAAACAGTTCATGAACATAATGTCAGAGTCAGCTGTACTTAAGGATGGCCATTATTACTTGAAATTACCCTTTCGTAAACCTGAAGTAAGAATGCCAAACAACAAGCAGGTGGCTCAGCAGAGGGCGCAATATCTGCTAAAACGGTTTCAGAAGGATCAGTTATTCTTTGAAGAATACAAAGAATTCATGCACAATGTTAGTATGGAGGGACATTCAGAAATCATACCACAAGAACAGTTGAAGAATGAGGAAGGAAAGGTGTGGTATATACCTCATCATGGGGTCTACCACCCCCGCAAGAAAACACTGCGTGTTGTGTATGATTGTGCTTCAACATTTTCTGGAACATCACTGAACAAAGAGCTATTACAAGGCCCAGATCTGACTAGCACTTTATTAGGTGTGCTGATTCGCTTTCGGCAGGGTCCAATAGCACTTATGACAGACATTAAAGGGATGTTTCATCAGGTCAGAGTAGCTGAGGAACACGTAAACTTTTTACGTTTTCTCTGGTGGCCCGATGGTGACATCACAAAACAGCTGGTGGAACATAGAATGCTAGTCCACATTTTTGGTGCAGTAtcctcccccagctgtgccaCCTATGCACTACTAAAGACTGCTGATGACAACCAACATCTGTACCCAGAGGAGGTTATACATACAATCAGGCATAGTTTTTATGTAGATGACTGTCTTAAATCTGCTCAGTCTGTTGAGCAGGCCATCTCACTTTATCAGCAGCTTACTGAAGTGTGTGCCAAGGGGGGATTTAAGCTCAATAAGTGGGTATGTAGTGATCGCTCTGTCCTCTGTCAGATCCCGGAGGAAAATAGAGCCACAGGTGTAAAGATGCTGGACCTTAGTCGGGATCAGCTACCCACAGAAAGAGCTCTCGGTGTGCAATGGGATATTGAACGTGATGTTTTCACATTCAGTATTGTGAACAAGAACAAACCACTTACAAGACGTGGTATTCTGTCCAATGTCAGCTCCATTTACGACCCTTTGGGTTTCTTAGCTCCAGTCATTCTGCCTGCAAAACAAATTCTGCAACATCTATGTAAACTGAGGTTTGGCTGGGATGAGACAATACCAGCAGAAATGGCACAAACTTGGCAAAAATGGGTTGAGGATTTAGTTCTTCTTAACAAGTTTAGTATTAGTAGATGTGTCACACCCAAAGGATTTGGGGAGATAAAAAATGCACAGCTGCATCACTTTTGTGATGCCAGTGAAACTGGGTATGGTGCTGTATCATATCTTAGGCTATCTAATAGCAAGCAGGAAGTGTGTGTTTCCTTTACTATTGGTAAAGCAAGGGTGGCGCCGTTAAAACAAGTCACCATCCCACGTCTTGAGCTGGCTGCTGCAGTTTTAGCTGTGCGCTTGGACAAAATGCTATCAGTTGAACTCAATCTTAATCTGAGTGAGTCAGTCTTTTGGTCTGACAGCACAACTGTGCTACAGTACATTGCAAACACAACCACACGGTTCAAAACGTATGTAGCTAATAGAGTCTCCACCATTCATGCTTTGACAAAAGTTGAGCAGTGGAGATACATCAGTTCAAAGCTGAATCCAGCTGATGCAGCCTCTCGAGGAATGACAGTTGGCTGTTTCCTGAAATCGTCCACCTGGATCAGTGGTCCAGAATTTCTCAGTAAACCTGTTGTTCACTGGCCTGTAGGCATGAATTGTGTATCTGTCCATTTGGAAGCTGACCCAGAAATAAAAGGGGAGGGCCTGATATGTGCAGCTGTGCTGAAAGAAGATGTGTGTCCCACTACTAAGCTGCTGTTGTACTTCTCCAGCTGggcaaaattaaaaaggtgtgtGGCATGGATcctgaaagtaaaagaaagactTAAACTGCAAACAAGGAAAAGACAGAAGTTGCTGGGCACGCACTGTGGAAGTCAAATATGTGTTAAGCAAGAGGATAAATGGAACACTCTGCTCAAAACTGAGGATTTGTCCAAGGCTGAGGAAGCTATAGTGAGCTTTgtgcagagaaaacattttgctgATGAAATGACTGCCCTAAACTCTGGCACTGTAAGGAAGTCAAGTCATCTGTATAAGCTTGATCCTGTAGTTGCTAATGGTGTCTTGAGAGTGGGTGGAAGACTGAGCAAAGCGGATTTACctgaggaaacaaaacatcctgCAATTTTGCCAAAAGAAAGCCATGTTTCAAAGCTTATTCTTCAGCATATTCACAAAAAGATTGGTCACAGAGGAAGAAATCACATGCTTTCAACCCTTCGCCGTCAATACTGGATCCCTCATGCTAATTCAGCAGCTAGAAAAATAATCAAAGATTGCATAGTGTGTCAAAAACAACGGCAAAAGCCAG TCCACCTTGAGGTGGCACATTCTCTTGATACAGGCTCCTGCATTAATGCCATCAGGAGATTCATCTGCCGCAGAGGACAGGTCAAAGAAATCCGGTCAGACAATGGAACCAACTTTGTCAGCTCAAATC CTGCACCAAGAAATTCTTGGCCCATTGGCCGCATCACTGAAACCATGGCCGATGCACACGGAGTAGTTCGCCGTGTTAGAGTTAAGACACGAACAAATGAGCTGGAGAGGCCAATCAACAAAATATGTCTCCTGGTGGAGGCCATCTAG
- the LOC113035056 gene encoding zinc finger BED domain-containing protein 4-like has product MLQSLIEQKRVLGVYVSEHELPDYLAAHQWALMETPVAILAPFEEPTKKVSSYDALASDVIPAVTVLVRLLNRETDEDHSVKTMKATLQAAVTKRFSDVETSSPPYLTQGIKIASSPTTLLRRPSCT; this is encoded by the exons ATGCTCCAGTCCCTCATAGAGCAAAAGCGAGTGCTGGGCGTGTATGTGTCCGAGCACGAACTCCCTGACTATCTCGCCGCTCACCAATGGGCTCTTATGGAGACGCCTGTTGCCATCCTCGCCCCCTTTGAGGAACCAACTAAAAAAGTGAGCAGCTACGACGCACTAGCCTCTGATGTCATCCCAGCTGTGACTGTGCTAGTGAGACttctaaacagagaaacagacgaGGACCACAGCGTCAAGACAATGAAAGCAACCTTACAGGCAGCTGTCACGAAGCGCTTCAGTGACGTCGAGACTTCATCTCCACCATACTTGACCCAAG GTATAAAGATCGCTTCTTCTCCAACAACACTGCTCCGGAGGCCAAGCTGCACCTGA